The Candidatus Binatia bacterium genomic interval ACCGCGGCCAGCGTCACTCCCGAATCGGCCAGGTCGTCGACCAGCAGGACCCGGCCACCCAGCTCCCCTTTGGGCATCGTCACGAACTTGGCCAGGTCGAGCCGGCCCTGCAGCGTGCCGTTCTCCGCGCGGTACGAACTGGTCGACATGATGGCCAGCGGCTTGTCGAAGATGCGCGAAAGCAGGTCGCCCGGCCGCAGGCCGCCGCGCGCCAGGCACAGGATCTGGTCGAACTCCCAGCCCGACGCTTGGACCTGCAGCGCCAGGCGCTCGATGAGTTCGTGGTATTCGGCCCACGAGACGTAGAGGTGCTTGCCGTCGTCGGTGAGCATCGATTGCAGTTCCTCGCGCTTCGTGGGGAGACGCGCCTTCAGGCGCGGTACGGGTGCCTGAGCAGGATCGTGTGCACCCGATCCGGACCGGTGGACACCATGTCGATCGGTGCGCCGATGAGTTCCTGCACGCGC includes:
- a CDS encoding phosphoribosyltransferase, translated to MLTDDGKHLYVSWAEYHELIERLALQVQASGWEFDQILCLARGGLRPGDLLSRIFDKPLAIMSTSSYRAENGTLQGRLDLAKFVTMPKGELGGRVLLVDDLADSGVTLAAVMERLRTLAAIAELRSAVLWTKAASTYTPDFFVEKLPTSPWIHQPFEEYDGMDIEALARRHARPD